A portion of the Rubeoparvulum massiliense genome contains these proteins:
- a CDS encoding AAA family ATPase gives MDLFSAYEEQQQDEGKRGPLAARMRPHSLDEVVGQSHLLGPGKLLRRAIEADQLSSLIFYGPPGTGKTTLAQVIAAQTKSHFAKLNAVTSGVADLRKLMEEAKNRLAMDQRRTILFIDEIHRFNKAQQDALLPYVEDGTIILIGATTENPFFEVNQALLSRSQIFQLHLLNEQELRQIGERALQDSAAGFGDLHIQVDEEAFHHLVEYAGGDARRLLNALELAVTTTPMAADGTIHVTLAVAEESIQRRAVRYDKGGDQHYDIISAFIKSIRGSDPDAALYWLAVMLEAGEDPKFIARRLVISASEDIGNADPRGIQVAVACLQALQFVGMPEGRIILGQATTFLASAPKSNASYNGINAALAYIRQHGQGNVPQHLRDASYKGAKRLGHGKGYLYPHDYPFGFVGQQYLPDEVKTSFYQPKEIGYERKLKAFLDSLHGITEEGERGEEE, from the coding sequence ATGGATCTTTTTTCAGCCTATGAAGAGCAACAACAGGATGAAGGTAAACGAGGTCCCCTGGCAGCTCGGATGCGCCCCCATTCCTTGGACGAGGTGGTAGGGCAGAGCCATCTATTAGGGCCAGGCAAGCTGTTGCGCCGTGCTATCGAAGCTGATCAGCTCTCTTCCCTCATTTTCTATGGCCCTCCGGGGACAGGAAAGACCACATTGGCTCAGGTGATCGCCGCACAAACCAAGAGTCACTTTGCCAAATTGAATGCTGTCACATCAGGTGTGGCGGATCTGCGCAAGCTAATGGAAGAGGCCAAGAATCGCTTAGCCATGGATCAGCGCCGAACCATCCTCTTCATCGATGAAATTCATCGGTTTAATAAAGCACAGCAGGATGCTTTACTACCCTATGTAGAGGATGGGACGATTATCTTAATCGGTGCAACCACAGAGAATCCCTTCTTTGAAGTGAATCAAGCGCTGCTCTCTCGGTCGCAAATTTTTCAACTTCATCTCTTGAATGAGCAGGAGCTTCGCCAGATTGGCGAACGCGCCTTGCAGGATTCGGCAGCTGGATTTGGTGATCTCCATATCCAAGTAGATGAAGAGGCATTTCACCACCTAGTAGAGTACGCAGGTGGTGATGCTCGTAGACTACTCAATGCTTTAGAGCTAGCTGTGACCACAACACCCATGGCTGCTGATGGTACCATCCATGTCACCTTAGCTGTGGCAGAAGAATCGATTCAACGTCGTGCTGTCCGCTATGATAAAGGTGGCGATCAGCATTATGATATTATTTCAGCCTTTATTAAATCTATCCGTGGCTCTGATCCTGATGCCGCTCTCTATTGGCTGGCTGTGATGCTAGAGGCAGGGGAGGATCCGAAGTTTATTGCACGCCGTCTGGTGATCAGTGCCAGTGAGGATATTGGAAATGCGGACCCCCGGGGGATTCAAGTGGCGGTAGCATGCTTACAAGCCCTGCAATTCGTAGGGATGCCAGAGGGACGGATTATTTTAGGACAGGCCACCACTTTTTTGGCTTCTGCACCGAAGAGTAATGCCTCCTATAATGGGATCAATGCTGCTCTCGCCTATATTCGCCAACATGGACAAGGCAATGTGCCGCAGCATTTACGTGATGCAAGCTATAAAGGAGCGAAACGGTTGGGACATGGGAAAGGCTACTTATACCCCCATGATTATCCCTTTGGCTTCGTAGGACAGCAGTATTTACCTGACGAAGTGAAGACCAGTTTCTATCAGCCAAAAGAGATTGGCTATGAACGAAAACTAAAAGCCTTCCTTGATTCCCTCCACGGGATCACCGAGGAAGGAGAGAGAGGGGAAGAGGAATGA
- a CDS encoding tetratricopeptide repeat protein: protein MTKHEDDQQTIRKKAEDLHHQALELLEQEKPQEAADLLQQAVAVDPSYPNPFINLGDILSLQGGYEQASLLYEQALELDPTLATAYYGLANAQYGLGLYPIAIQSYENAIQQGLESGDAHFMIGKIYYEQGSTQEALSYMDEAYGHNPYDIEALFYKGLIHAKLGQIEYGLACFSRVIELEPTHVDAHYNLGIAFVYLDRLDLAKTALTQALELDSDHQLSAQALQLIHQYEEGAHDEAEDYEHLH from the coding sequence TTGACGAAGCATGAAGATGATCAACAGACAATACGAAAGAAAGCTGAGGATCTACATCACCAAGCCCTTGAGCTGTTGGAACAGGAGAAGCCACAAGAAGCGGCTGATCTACTACAACAAGCGGTTGCTGTTGATCCGTCTTATCCCAACCCCTTCATTAATTTAGGTGATATTCTCTCCTTACAGGGAGGATATGAGCAGGCTTCCCTTCTTTATGAGCAAGCCCTTGAGCTAGATCCAACCTTAGCAACGGCTTACTATGGTCTAGCCAATGCTCAGTATGGTTTAGGACTCTACCCGATTGCTATTCAGTCCTATGAGAACGCGATTCAACAGGGACTAGAAAGTGGCGATGCTCATTTTATGATCGGGAAGATCTATTATGAGCAAGGGTCAACGCAGGAAGCGCTCTCCTACATGGATGAAGCGTATGGCCATAATCCCTATGATATTGAAGCCCTTTTCTACAAGGGGCTCATTCATGCAAAGCTCGGACAAATTGAGTATGGGTTAGCTTGTTTTTCCCGGGTCATCGAGTTGGAGCCCACCCATGTGGATGCCCATTACAATTTGGGGATCGCCTTTGTTTACCTTGATCGATTAGATCTTGCGAAGACGGCATTAACCCAGGCCCTAGAGCTTGATTCAGATCATCAGCTTTCTGCTCAAGCCCTTCAACTGATCCACCAATATGAAGAAGGAGCCCACGATGAAGCCGAGGATTACGAGCATCTCCATTAA
- a CDS encoding PRC-barrel domain-containing protein has protein sequence MQKAEHVLGLPVFAIDTGKCVGEVRDLLFNEHWRLEGILLEEKGFFKKGEMVPSQQIVAIGEDCISIASEEVIQPFPDFSYITMLRGDQTLKGKMVYTVNGKELGQIQDVYFQPELGMILGYELSDGFMADVMEGRQVLRHPAQLAWGKDALIVPHDAESVEP, from the coding sequence ATGCAAAAGGCGGAGCATGTATTGGGTCTACCTGTTTTTGCCATCGATACGGGGAAATGTGTAGGGGAAGTACGTGACCTTCTTTTCAATGAGCACTGGAGATTAGAGGGTATTCTCTTGGAGGAGAAAGGCTTTTTTAAAAAAGGTGAGATGGTTCCCAGTCAGCAGATTGTTGCCATTGGTGAAGATTGCATATCCATCGCTTCTGAGGAAGTGATTCAGCCTTTCCCTGACTTTTCGTATATTACCATGCTTCGTGGCGATCAAACCCTGAAGGGGAAGATGGTTTATACGGTGAATGGGAAGGAATTGGGACAGATTCAGGACGTATATTTTCAACCTGAATTGGGCATGATTCTAGGGTATGAACTATCCGATGGATTTATGGCAGATGTGATGGAAGGACGACAAGTGTTAAGGCATCCTGCACAACTAGCTTGGGGTAAGGATGCCTTAATCGTTCCTCACGATGCCGAATCGGTGGAACCCTAG
- a CDS encoding cysteine desulfurase family protein, with protein sequence MAMVIDLDHAATTPVRPEVVEAMLPYYQQYYGNPSSLHQIGRQARSMMDRARDLVATSLHAHPSEIIFTSGGTEADNLAIVGTAMALREQGRHIITTQIEHPAVLEAAHFLEEWGFEVTFLPVDQYGRVTIADLKAALRPDTTLISVMFGNNEVGTLQPIQAIGELAAEQGVAFHVDAVQGYPYYPIDVEELHADLLTISSHKINGPKGAGALYVRRTHPLYARQLGGKQERERRAGTENVGAIAGFAKAVELLLTEREERFQKVIQLRKVFLEGLLKIKPVPLLNGHEEETLPHIINVSFPGIQNEMMLMNLDLAGVAASAGSACSAGSIEVSHVLQAMGLDQQRMENAIRFSLGYELQVEELQQALLEITKIVQRLQA encoded by the coding sequence ATGGCAATGGTAATCGATTTAGACCATGCTGCGACCACCCCTGTTCGTCCAGAGGTGGTGGAGGCGATGCTTCCTTATTATCAACAATATTATGGCAATCCTTCCAGTCTTCATCAGATTGGACGTCAGGCCCGGAGTATGATGGATCGCGCTCGTGATCTGGTAGCAACCAGTCTTCATGCCCATCCTTCGGAAATTATCTTTACCAGTGGTGGAACGGAGGCAGATAATCTTGCCATCGTCGGAACAGCTATGGCGTTACGGGAGCAAGGTCGCCACATCATTACAACACAGATTGAACATCCTGCTGTGCTGGAAGCAGCTCATTTTCTTGAGGAATGGGGCTTTGAGGTTACCTTCCTTCCTGTAGATCAGTATGGTCGTGTGACCATTGCTGATTTGAAAGCAGCGTTGCGTCCAGATACCACCTTGATTAGTGTGATGTTTGGTAACAATGAGGTGGGGACATTACAACCAATTCAAGCTATTGGTGAATTGGCAGCGGAGCAGGGAGTAGCCTTTCATGTGGATGCGGTCCAAGGCTATCCCTATTATCCTATCGATGTAGAGGAATTGCATGCGGATCTCCTCACAATCTCCTCCCATAAGATCAATGGACCCAAGGGAGCGGGAGCACTCTATGTTCGGCGAACCCACCCACTTTATGCGCGTCAGCTGGGAGGTAAGCAGGAGCGGGAACGACGGGCAGGGACTGAGAATGTTGGAGCTATTGCAGGCTTTGCCAAGGCAGTGGAGTTATTGCTGACAGAACGAGAAGAACGGTTTCAGAAGGTGATACAGCTTCGAAAGGTATTTTTGGAGGGCTTATTGAAGATCAAGCCAGTACCTCTTCTGAATGGGCATGAAGAGGAGACCCTCCCTCATATTATCAATGTCAGCTTTCCCGGTATTCAGAATGAGATGATGTTGATGAATTTAGATTTGGCAGGAGTTGCGGCATCTGCTGGATCTGCTTGCTCTGCAGGTTCCATTGAAGTCTCCCATGTCCTCCAAGCCATGGGGCTAGATCAGCAACGGATGGAGAATGCCATCCGCTTTAGTCTTGGCTATGAGCTTCAAGTAGAGGAACTGCAGCAAGCGCTCTTAGAAATAACGAAAATTGTTCAACGTCTACAAGCCTAA
- the recD2 gene encoding SF1B family DNA helicase RecD2 gives MEGLKREEVEYVRGQMIQAVFHNVENLYSVIRFQVEEASSPSEKNIVVAGYFPLPHEEEWLIFYGDWQNHPKYGRQFIPQYFERVKPSSREGVIKYLSSDLFPGIGVRTAEKLVDHFGDHCLEIISQEPERLAEVSGISMDKINTLQKGIAENHMIEQLMVFLYPFGIGPQLVNRIYQAYSEEALQICKHNPFQLIEDVEGIGFQRADRIAQALGMAPDAPERQRAAILYVLQEECQRNGHVFLLDVELLEKALELIQPEQEAVAITQITQMLGGLVADDKLIMDEERVYLPSLYFSERGVAQALSRISSQEATQTFTLDELYKSIGRVEEQHGITYSEKQREAIELAMKASILILTGGPGTGKTTVIRGICEVFSDLYGHSLDPEDYRDPDGDPYPVRLIAPTGRAAKRMAESTGLPAMTIHRMLGWNGEGVQYDEENPVSGKLFIIDESSMVDTYLAFQLLRALPDQVKVILVGDVHQLPSVGPGRVLQDIIQSELIPVITLDTIYRQAEGSSIIQLAHAIREGHCPEDILEKQNDRAFLACSSTQLLDVVKQVCQNALSKGFEAKELQVLAPMYRGVLGIDNLNQELQALFNPPSEEKREINWHDTVFRTGDKVLQLVNDPNAGVYNGDMGEVVAILQPGEQDADAETLVVDFDGIEVRYEKKDANQLTLSYCCSIHKAQGSEFSMVIIPLSRQYYRMLRRNLIYTAVTRGKSYLILCGELAAFQHGIQRTDEGKRYTYLCERLQNISIEG, from the coding sequence ATGGAAGGGTTGAAGCGAGAAGAAGTGGAGTATGTCCGAGGTCAGATGATCCAGGCTGTTTTCCATAATGTTGAGAATCTTTATAGCGTCATCCGTTTCCAAGTGGAAGAAGCCTCCTCTCCATCGGAGAAGAACATTGTGGTTGCTGGCTATTTTCCGTTGCCTCATGAAGAAGAGTGGCTGATCTTTTATGGGGACTGGCAGAATCACCCGAAGTATGGGCGCCAATTTATACCTCAGTATTTTGAACGTGTGAAACCGAGCAGTCGTGAAGGGGTAATTAAGTATCTCTCTAGTGATCTCTTTCCTGGCATCGGCGTAAGGACTGCCGAGAAGCTAGTGGATCATTTTGGTGATCATTGCCTTGAAATCATTAGTCAGGAACCAGAACGGTTAGCAGAGGTTTCTGGGATATCCATGGATAAGATCAATACGCTGCAAAAGGGGATCGCAGAGAACCATATGATTGAGCAGCTCATGGTCTTCCTGTATCCCTTCGGCATTGGTCCGCAGCTTGTGAATCGGATTTATCAAGCCTACAGTGAGGAAGCACTCCAGATCTGTAAGCATAATCCCTTTCAATTGATTGAGGATGTGGAGGGGATTGGGTTTCAACGAGCGGATCGAATTGCTCAGGCTCTTGGTATGGCACCAGATGCACCAGAACGACAACGAGCAGCCATTCTCTATGTGCTCCAGGAAGAGTGTCAGAGGAACGGTCATGTATTCTTGCTTGATGTTGAACTCTTAGAGAAGGCATTGGAGTTGATCCAGCCTGAGCAAGAGGCAGTAGCCATTACGCAGATTACTCAGATGCTCGGAGGTTTGGTTGCAGATGATAAATTGATCATGGATGAGGAACGGGTGTATTTACCCTCTCTCTACTTTTCTGAGCGGGGAGTGGCCCAAGCTCTATCTCGTATTAGCTCACAGGAAGCAACCCAGACATTTACCCTCGATGAGTTGTACAAATCCATCGGGCGCGTTGAGGAACAACATGGTATCACCTATTCGGAGAAGCAGCGCGAAGCCATTGAACTGGCAATGAAAGCTTCTATCCTGATCCTAACTGGGGGACCCGGAACAGGGAAAACCACAGTGATACGGGGAATTTGTGAGGTGTTTAGTGACCTGTATGGTCATTCATTGGATCCTGAGGATTATCGTGATCCTGATGGTGATCCCTATCCCGTTCGCCTCATTGCACCCACTGGACGTGCAGCCAAGCGCATGGCAGAGTCCACGGGCTTGCCAGCGATGACGATCCATCGTATGCTGGGCTGGAATGGGGAGGGCGTGCAATATGATGAAGAGAATCCTGTCTCTGGGAAGCTCTTTATTATTGATGAGTCCTCCATGGTGGATACCTATCTTGCTTTCCAACTCTTACGAGCGCTCCCTGATCAGGTGAAGGTGATCCTCGTTGGTGATGTGCACCAGCTTCCCTCGGTGGGACCAGGTCGTGTGCTACAGGATATAATCCAGAGTGAATTAATCCCTGTGATCACCTTAGATACCATCTATCGTCAGGCCGAAGGATCCTCAATTATTCAGCTAGCCCATGCCATACGGGAAGGTCACTGTCCTGAGGACATTTTAGAAAAGCAGAATGATCGCGCCTTCTTAGCTTGCTCATCAACTCAGCTTTTAGACGTGGTAAAACAGGTATGTCAAAATGCTTTATCCAAGGGCTTTGAAGCCAAGGAGCTCCAAGTATTGGCTCCCATGTATCGTGGTGTTTTGGGAATTGATAATTTGAATCAGGAGCTCCAAGCTCTTTTTAATCCACCTTCTGAGGAGAAGCGTGAAATCAATTGGCATGACACTGTTTTTCGGACAGGCGATAAGGTCTTACAATTGGTGAATGACCCTAATGCTGGTGTCTATAACGGGGATATGGGTGAAGTGGTGGCGATTCTCCAACCAGGAGAACAAGATGCTGATGCAGAGACCTTAGTGGTGGATTTCGATGGGATCGAAGTGCGTTATGAGAAGAAGGATGCGAACCAATTAACCCTCTCCTATTGCTGCTCCATCCATAAGGCCCAGGGTAGTGAGTTCTCCATGGTTATTATCCCTCTAAGTCGTCAATATTATCGCATGCTACGACGCAATCTAATCTATACAGCAGTTACTCGTGGCAAGTCCTACTTAATTCTCTGCGGTGAGTTGGCTGCGTTTCAGCACGGGATCCAGCGAACTGACGAGGGGAAACGTTACACCTATCTATGTGAGCGTCTACAAAATATCTCAATAGAGGGATAA
- the cymR gene encoding cysteine metabolism transcriptional regulator CymR, giving the protein MKITTRGRYGLTVMMELARHEENQPLPLKEIAQRNQLSEHYLEQLIPPLRHASLIKSVRGAYGGYRLSRSPQEITVGEILRALEGPLSPVDFETEEDPAKRRLWLRLRDSIAQVLNGTTLAEMIEEETEEEPDGYMFYI; this is encoded by the coding sequence ATGAAGATTACCACACGGGGGCGCTATGGTCTCACGGTGATGATGGAACTGGCTCGCCATGAGGAGAACCAGCCTCTGCCCTTGAAGGAGATCGCTCAGCGTAATCAGCTCTCTGAACACTATCTAGAGCAGCTCATCCCTCCTTTACGCCATGCTAGCTTGATCAAGAGTGTACGAGGAGCTTATGGTGGGTATCGGTTAAGTCGCTCGCCACAGGAGATTACCGTAGGTGAAATCTTACGCGCCTTGGAAGGACCCTTAAGCCCGGTGGATTTTGAGACCGAAGAGGATCCAGCGAAACGACGCCTCTGGTTACGACTGCGAGATAGTATTGCTCAGGTCCTCAATGGTACTACCTTGGCTGAGATGATTGAAGAGGAAACGGAAGAAGAGCCCGATGGCTATATGTTTTATATTTAA